A stretch of Geomonas oryzisoli DNA encodes these proteins:
- a CDS encoding pilus assembly protein produces MGTFRVPASVHAGVLVFCLIVFIVFTAAHQAQADAAAEMQAYCSVPPLTGVKPNLLLLLDNSASMYDLAYTNPQTFCLDDSFNPAAEYPGYFEAATVYQYSTVTDRFVAAPGASIESSTCNQARAAYLCVNLNNNSKKLDNFLATGKFLNWLAMSKQDLEKLALTGGKYIIPPSGNPDTGFLQAESRGCQGKRYVKIVNDASGTPLPVTFGVRGPIPSESGYVQQANHGGPSRIDVYPARYNTSECLLAVRKWQEGAPASEVANAAASCMGKLEDPVGVPTAGKVFAEIMSYCYKYLAGTEILYTDLSKDLLLDCRKRTLFFYSGDASKIPKNVGDDVCGKELFHNLLFHDGAPTIQGYLGQCYAQGFPEGCSVNQTKDFCAEVEKPWLIDPSANAAQAATNSSLPSFILDAGITNLGKVAATLQVRVASAAAPTGLIQQFADDINFGAMVFNDNGAGSECGAVIPCVKHCSSDPVPRRECYVDGDCGSGTCSEDTRNDGGRIISYLNYGEIGNHDKGLIAAVDAIRGTSWTPLAEAFYEAIGYFGEKPSFRFQSADFDPAYPPSRYTCQRNNVLVLTDGMSTADRAPAVNSYVAAAAAAWVNPVDGMPAGLITTASTPVGSPPVNLGSYNLDDLAWIARHKNIFDPAQPVARHKDYITTHVIYTGPPCGDPGSRAGYDSEGSCTTSDEGKPEKLMQLAAAKGGGSINSVYNPAGLQGALAKVFLQIAGGFNTGTSSSLLATGEGNGALFLQPQFYPHKSFDGGKTSGIWMGELQALWYYIDNFMGGGSGSASRIREDTQQRKTLDLELDRVVEFVVEDPVLQESRARLLVDADGDGNADSVQPAGYPLTVLPEAVHSLWRAGRQLWERSPVTRTIYTQTGGTSLVPLLDTSTAVNRQLLLARDQAEANQIVAFVKGSDDTHGGSGGATRDRSLTAYGGSEKKVWKLGDIISSTPALQSAAPLGSYHLSAPVGYGDPSYRKFVDVRGAYAGRGTVYAGANDGMLHAFRLGQSRVHPVDQEVWPGTRKAVLDGTDLGKEEWGFVPKNALPYLRYLKEPLYLHLYYVDGAVTLLDASIGDPALCSRDGYWNCTRDNSTGSNWRTVLIGGMGLGGASRLPDGPACDEGASATCVKAPAAGVGGLSSYFALDVTTQAADGTGTPRFLWEFSHPNLGFATSGAAIIRVNARTINAQNQQISDRDKNGRWFAVFASGPTGAVDRKTRQFTAVSDQNLKLFVVDLNAVPPLTQGGNYWVIDTGIPNAFGGSMAGAGIDADKWSPSSAGNYEDDALYVGYTRAAAGGGWTGGVLRLFTGEDPDPAKWKASIVIDDTGPVTGAIGKLQDRQYKRLWLYFGAGRYFNRQDDLSAARSLYGVREPCYDAERNTFRKDDEEVASCSGQPVLRSDLVDVTDVVRVVQPRDQGSNYRGWRIDLDAASGTLGSERSVDSPSTLTGGVVFFTTYRPSLEPCQEGLSYLWGVHYSTGGPARSVSAQALMPLSNGGIPTLDAGGLSDRDNRRSPPRTGKGVKPRLVTNSGLKPLRKIIHIQER; encoded by the coding sequence ATGGGAACGTTTAGAGTGCCGGCCTCCGTGCACGCCGGCGTCCTTGTTTTTTGCCTGATAGTCTTCATCGTGTTTACTGCAGCGCACCAGGCCCAAGCCGACGCGGCCGCGGAGATGCAGGCCTACTGCAGTGTCCCTCCGCTTACCGGGGTGAAGCCCAACCTGCTTCTTTTGCTGGATAACTCCGCCAGCATGTACGACCTTGCCTACACCAACCCACAGACCTTCTGTCTTGACGACAGTTTCAACCCCGCAGCCGAATACCCGGGTTATTTCGAGGCGGCCACGGTCTATCAATATTCCACGGTCACCGACCGCTTCGTGGCCGCGCCCGGGGCCAGCATCGAGAGCAGCACCTGCAACCAGGCGAGGGCCGCCTATCTCTGTGTCAACCTCAACAACAACAGCAAGAAACTCGACAACTTCCTCGCCACCGGCAAGTTCCTCAACTGGCTCGCCATGAGCAAGCAGGACCTGGAAAAGCTGGCCCTGACCGGCGGCAAGTACATCATCCCTCCCAGCGGCAACCCCGACACCGGCTTCCTGCAGGCGGAATCGCGCGGTTGCCAGGGGAAGCGCTACGTGAAGATCGTCAACGACGCCAGCGGTACCCCTCTCCCGGTCACCTTCGGGGTGCGCGGCCCGATCCCTTCCGAGTCCGGTTACGTTCAGCAGGCGAACCACGGCGGCCCGAGCAGGATCGACGTCTATCCTGCCAGATACAACACCAGTGAGTGCCTCTTGGCGGTGCGGAAGTGGCAGGAGGGGGCACCTGCCAGCGAGGTGGCCAACGCCGCTGCCAGCTGCATGGGGAAACTGGAGGACCCGGTCGGAGTACCGACCGCCGGAAAGGTCTTCGCGGAGATCATGAGCTACTGCTACAAGTACCTGGCCGGCACCGAGATCCTTTACACCGACCTGTCCAAGGACCTGCTGCTCGACTGCCGCAAACGCACCCTCTTTTTCTACAGTGGTGACGCAAGCAAGATACCCAAAAACGTGGGGGACGACGTCTGCGGCAAAGAGCTTTTCCACAACCTGCTGTTTCATGACGGCGCCCCGACCATCCAAGGCTATCTCGGGCAATGCTACGCCCAGGGGTTCCCGGAGGGATGCTCGGTCAACCAGACCAAGGATTTTTGTGCAGAGGTGGAGAAGCCGTGGCTGATCGATCCCTCGGCCAACGCCGCCCAGGCGGCCACCAACTCAAGCCTCCCGTCCTTCATCCTGGACGCGGGGATCACCAACCTCGGCAAGGTCGCGGCAACGCTCCAGGTACGCGTCGCATCGGCCGCGGCACCGACGGGGCTGATCCAGCAGTTCGCCGACGACATCAACTTCGGCGCCATGGTCTTCAACGACAACGGGGCCGGCTCCGAGTGCGGTGCTGTCATCCCCTGCGTGAAGCACTGCAGCAGCGATCCCGTCCCCCGCAGGGAGTGCTACGTCGACGGCGACTGCGGCTCGGGGACCTGCAGCGAGGACACCCGCAACGACGGCGGCAGGATCATCTCTTACCTCAACTACGGGGAGATCGGCAACCATGACAAGGGACTCATCGCAGCCGTCGACGCCATCAGGGGGACGTCCTGGACGCCGCTGGCCGAGGCTTTCTACGAGGCGATCGGGTACTTTGGCGAAAAACCATCCTTCCGTTTCCAGTCCGCCGACTTCGATCCCGCCTACCCACCGTCGAGGTACACCTGCCAAAGAAACAACGTCCTCGTCCTCACCGACGGCATGTCTACGGCGGACCGTGCCCCTGCGGTTAACAGTTATGTGGCAGCGGCGGCAGCAGCCTGGGTGAATCCCGTCGACGGCATGCCCGCCGGCCTCATCACCACCGCGAGCACCCCCGTCGGCTCTCCCCCCGTGAACCTGGGTAGTTACAACCTGGACGACCTGGCCTGGATCGCCCGGCACAAGAACATCTTCGATCCTGCCCAGCCCGTAGCGCGGCACAAGGATTACATCACCACCCATGTCATCTATACCGGTCCCCCCTGCGGCGATCCCGGCAGCCGGGCAGGCTACGACAGCGAAGGGAGTTGCACCACCTCGGACGAGGGAAAACCGGAGAAGCTGATGCAGTTGGCCGCGGCCAAAGGGGGAGGCAGCATCAACAGTGTCTACAACCCCGCCGGCCTGCAGGGGGCCCTCGCCAAGGTCTTCCTCCAGATCGCCGGAGGCTTCAACACCGGCACCAGCAGTTCGTTACTGGCAACCGGGGAGGGAAACGGTGCCCTGTTCCTGCAGCCGCAGTTTTATCCGCACAAGAGTTTCGACGGCGGCAAAACGTCCGGGATCTGGATGGGAGAATTGCAGGCGCTCTGGTACTACATCGACAACTTCATGGGCGGCGGCAGCGGGTCGGCAAGCCGCATCAGGGAGGATACCCAGCAGAGAAAGACCCTGGATCTGGAACTGGACCGGGTGGTGGAGTTCGTCGTGGAGGATCCTGTCTTGCAGGAAAGTCGCGCCAGGCTCCTCGTCGATGCGGATGGCGACGGCAACGCAGACTCGGTCCAGCCGGCGGGATACCCGCTGACGGTCCTGCCGGAGGCGGTGCACAGCCTGTGGCGAGCGGGGCGCCAGCTCTGGGAACGATCCCCCGTTACCAGGACCATCTACACCCAGACCGGCGGCACGTCCCTGGTTCCCCTCCTCGACACCTCCACTGCGGTGAACCGCCAGTTGCTCCTGGCGCGGGACCAGGCGGAGGCGAACCAGATCGTGGCCTTCGTGAAAGGCAGCGACGACACCCACGGCGGCAGCGGTGGCGCCACCAGGGATCGCAGCCTCACGGCCTATGGCGGGTCGGAGAAAAAGGTCTGGAAGCTCGGCGACATCATCTCCTCGACACCGGCACTGCAGTCGGCTGCCCCCCTGGGGAGCTATCACCTCTCGGCGCCGGTCGGCTACGGCGACCCCTCGTACCGCAAATTCGTCGATGTCCGTGGGGCGTACGCCGGCCGCGGCACCGTGTATGCCGGGGCAAACGACGGGATGCTGCATGCCTTCAGGCTGGGACAAAGCCGGGTGCACCCGGTCGACCAGGAGGTCTGGCCCGGCACCCGGAAGGCTGTTCTGGACGGGACCGATCTCGGCAAGGAGGAGTGGGGCTTCGTCCCCAAGAACGCGCTTCCTTACCTCAGGTACCTGAAGGAGCCCCTCTACCTGCACCTTTACTACGTCGACGGCGCCGTCACCCTGCTCGACGCAAGCATCGGCGACCCCGCCCTCTGCAGCCGCGATGGGTACTGGAACTGCACCAGGGACAACAGCACCGGGAGCAACTGGCGTACGGTCCTGATCGGCGGCATGGGACTTGGTGGCGCCAGCAGGCTCCCCGACGGCCCCGCCTGCGACGAGGGCGCCTCGGCGACCTGCGTCAAGGCCCCGGCTGCCGGCGTCGGTGGTCTCTCCTCCTACTTCGCACTGGATGTCACTACCCAGGCGGCCGATGGCACCGGTACCCCCAGGTTCCTGTGGGAGTTCTCCCACCCGAACTTGGGCTTTGCCACCTCCGGCGCTGCCATAATCCGCGTCAACGCGCGCACCATCAACGCTCAAAATCAGCAGATTTCCGATCGCGACAAGAACGGGCGCTGGTTCGCCGTTTTCGCCTCGGGGCCAACCGGAGCCGTCGACAGGAAAACGCGCCAGTTCACCGCGGTCTCCGATCAGAACCTGAAGCTGTTCGTGGTGGACCTGAACGCCGTGCCGCCGCTCACCCAGGGGGGCAACTACTGGGTCATCGACACCGGCATTCCCAACGCCTTCGGCGGCAGCATGGCCGGCGCGGGGATCGATGCCGACAAGTGGAGCCCATCATCGGCGGGGAATTACGAGGACGATGCGCTGTACGTCGGTTATACCAGGGCGGCTGCGGGGGGAGGGTGGACCGGCGGGGTCCTGAGGCTGTTTACCGGGGAGGACCCAGACCCCGCCAAATGGAAGGCGAGCATAGTCATAGACGACACCGGTCCGGTCACCGGTGCCATCGGCAAACTCCAGGACCGGCAGTACAAGCGCCTGTGGCTCTATTTCGGAGCGGGGAGGTACTTCAACAGGCAGGACGACCTCTCGGCTGCGCGTTCGCTCTACGGTGTCCGCGAGCCATGCTACGACGCCGAGCGCAATACCTTCCGCAAGGACGACGAAGAAGTGGCTTCCTGCAGCGGCCAGCCGGTGCTCCGGTCCGATTTGGTCGACGTCACCGACGTTGTGCGGGTGGTGCAGCCCAGGGACCAGGGGAGTAACTACCGGGGATGGCGCATCGACCTCGATGCGGCCTCGGGCACCCTTGGCAGCGAGCGCTCTGTTGACAGCCCGAGCACCCTCACCGGGGGTGTCGTCTTCTTCACCACCTACCGGCCTTCCCTGGAGCCCTGCCAGGAAGGGCTATCCTACCTGTGGGGGGTGCATTACAGCACCGGCGGTCCGGCTAGGTCGGTGTCTGCCCAGGCCCTGATGCCGCTCTCCAACGGCGGCATCCCTACCTTGGACGCGGGGGGGCTGAGCGACCGCGACAACCGGCGCAGCCCTCCCCGGACCGGAAAGGGGGTGAAGCCCCGACTGGTCACCAACAGCGGACTAAAGCCGTTGCGGAAGATCATCCACATACAGGAGCGCTAA